The following nucleotide sequence is from Salvia splendens isolate huo1 chromosome 2, SspV2, whole genome shotgun sequence.
taggattcagaatcctatAAAGTTATACTAATTTTCCTTGTCTCGGGATTCTAATTACTTTCCCCATTTGATTAAAAAccgaaacaaacacaaaattttaaaatttaaggaatcagattactttcctagatagaatcctgacaaccaaaTATGGCCTAAAAGAAAAGTATAAAGATGGTGTTATAACTAACcttatactataaaaataaataagtttcaATAAGTAGCCTCTTCAagatggagtatttaatttgtggaaaatgaaaatggtCCCGGATTCAATCCAACCGATAATCCAATTCtaaaaacaacaaataaaataaataaaagtgataTTTATTTTGCTACTTTTTTATTCAACTTTGAATTTGTATCACAAATAATCATggtaaaaataagaaattaagaaaGAAGGAAAGAAAGAATATAATACATCATAGTGTCTGTTTTATTTAACGGTTCGAATGGCAGCTGGGTTGATGGAATGAAGGTaaattttggtattatttttagGAATAATCATTTTAACTATCCTATTTTTATAAGaatactaatttattttatgttcTTAATCATTTCAGTCTTCTCGGAGGTGTTCGATTTACAAAATTATATCCTATGATTCAATTTGTTCTATGTtcggttcataagattgaatctGATGATTTAATCCGAGATAGATAGtcatatgataattagtcatagccaacCTCTCCGAttaataatctcacaacttattTCTATACTATATCTTACTACTATTTTACCTAGTAAACCAAATACCACATCAGTAAATTCTAATTAGCTGTCGACTCGTCGTGCAACTAACGTGACTCATGTACTTTTTTCGTGTTGAAAGTACTAGCTAATATTTTTAGTGCAAAGCATTACTTATATAATGTATATACATGTAGTTTTCTAATAGTTTGCAAACCAAAGTTAGTATTCTCTTGGTCCTGATTAAGATAACTCATATCTTAGTCGTCACGGAGTTTTAGAATTGTTGGTTAATATGGTTATTTTGAGAGAAAAAAGAGTGGGTGTAACTACATGAGTGTATTAATTGAAAATAGAAAGTTACCAAAAAAAGTGGTTGAGTGTATTTAAGTATATCTTCCTTGTCGGCGATCAAATAGAAGGAAAGTGATGATATGGTGATTGAAAAGCCATGCCGCAATGAAACACTTGATgagaataaattattatatagaTAAGATAATAATAAGATATAATATATAATAGTAAGTAGAAATTAGAATTATCTATTATTAAAGTAGTCACAGAGGTGGAAATGAGATGATAATTTATGAGATAcaataaaattttgatattaCGAAGACATACAAAGATATACTGTCATTGACCATACTTGAGATTTAAAAACGATCGAAGAAGAATAAGACTAGATATGACTTTTTAGTTAAATAAATATGGTAATTATGTCTATTTGTTTTGTAATGCATTTAAGAATACGATCtctcattatttcatttttctctgTTTATTTGAAtgctactaatttttttttttttatgcatTAATGAATACAATCACTCATTTTTCTCTTTACTTCAGCGGCTTTAATTCAAAGTACTACCACATGTATTAAAAGAATAAACTAATTTTATTATCTTAGGTCCTTCATCAAAATTagatcaaatttaaaaattaaacactactaacACCACTAACACTACTAGTAATACCTAATAATACGAAGTTCATAATCTATTAACATTAGTTTTACCATATTCtctactagtactactactctATATTTTATCACCATCTCAGTTATCTACTCTTTCTATCACATGTTACTCGCACTCTTATATTTCAGTTCGTCCCAAATTatttgcattatttttattttaaagtatttaattaatatgttagagcTAATTAAGTGTTTCCTTATTAAGTGGTAACCTATTATATAATCCTTACGCCCCTTATTAATTATccaatttttatcatttttattcgCCCCTCATTAATTGGCCACTTTCCCTTTTTACAATAAATGTTAAGTAGAcatcatattccattaactcatttcacttatattttattataaaattagtatATAAAAGTGATACCCCTATTCCATGAATATTTTCAAACATTTGTCGAAATTAAAATGGATAATTATTTAACTAAACTATAAATTTAATCTTAAATTTAACCAGATGAAATATGTGAGTAACATGAGATCGTGAGAATATCAATTATTTAGTCATATCAGTAAATTATATCTCAGACCTAAATTGaaatatactactcctagtAAAATGAGATTGAACAACTATCaactaaatatttttataactcAAGCTTAATTTCTATTATGTCATATTCATGATCCAAACAGTTAGCGTCTCTTTTTCATAAAAAACCAATAACTTTCCCTCTTTGAAAAAAGATAGGGGTGAGGTGGCAATATATGGATGCTCCTATGAGAAATTGAGAATTAgaggaattaaaaaaataaaaagaaagaaaaagaggaGAGGGGAAAAACAGACGTAACGTATCACTGACAATACTGAGAAAGAGAGGAGGGTTGGGACAGCAAGGTCCTGTCTTTATCAGTTTCGTCGTGAACCCGGACACAACACTCCCCACCGCCGATGACACTTCTTCTTCATTTCTCGGGTCTCTTCTCTTCTATTCTCTTGTGGAGTCCTACTAATCATAAATTCCATGCTTAATTGCTTCCCAATTTCTTCAAAATCTCTGCATATTAGTAGCAATTTGATCTTGATTAACTAAATTCTATGAATATTGTGACACTCAAGGTCTACAAGTCTAGTCACGTCGAAGGGGGCAGGTTTTGCAGAAAATGGGAAAAAGTGGAAGAGTGAGAAAATTTTTAACGTGTGAGCAGTGAAATTTCACCCCTCTTCTACCCCCACCCCCCTACCTTGATGATGATAGTTGCAAAGACCTAGGCTATTGTAAGCTGGGGAGAATTTCCCCATTATTgcactctctcaatctctctctttctcgttGACCccccttcttctctctctcctctcttctTTTACTCTGAGAAAGGTGTaaccttttcttttttaattttataatttagcGATTGAGTTTTTATTGTATGAGAACAAAAAAAAGAGTAGGGAGTAGTGTAGTGTGCTAAGCTTATAATTGTGTCTCTTTGCTATTTTGTAGCCATTTTAGCTCAGACATAACTACGTCAGGATCACAACTTTTGGAAAGGAAAAGAAGCCAACTTGGTTTCAATTTATATACTATCTCTCTCACTCTCGCGTGAATCTCGTTTGTTTTTTTCTTGCTACTGTTTTTGCTTTCCCAGATCTCTACATTGCTCGTGAGGGGAAAAGGGTCTCTTTATCTCTCGCTGTCTCCCTTGATCTTTCTTTCTTGTAGTGAAAATTGGATGTTTTTTTGTGTGGTTAAGATCAAGAAATGGGCTGTGGAGAAACCAGGTTTTCTTGAACACTAGTGTAAGCTCTTAATTTTGCTTCAagggtttgtttctttcttaattttttttgttaatgtgtgtttttttgcaTGATGTGTGCTCATGCAAAGGAATTTCTTGGGATGCTGggtaaaaaattgaattttttgagTAAATTTTGATGGTCTGAACTTGTAACTCACCATACACCTGTTTgtttagtttttcttttctttaactCATATAGATGACAACTTATATAAGCAGGAGTGATAATGTTGAATTTTGTAGGCAAAAGACTGAAGATTAAAAGAATATTTAGCATGTGGAAGTCATgtcttatttatattaatgtatatTATCACAAGATTTGTGCATTTCCTTTTTGAGCTAGTAATAAGGTTTTCTCGTTTTTATACTAATTTTCTTCATTTGTAAGTTGTCTTATTTCTGCAGGAGTTTAATTAGATTTGTGAAGAAAATCTGAAaatgtataaatattttatagcaTTATAACTGTAGATATACCTTGATAGGggatgatcaaagtataactaatcttaaatGAATAACTAGAGAATATGAATTTAGTTTACTATAATGGCGTTTTGGTTTAATCCGTGTTTTTAAATTTGTGTTGTAGACTAAAACGtttttatagtgaactaaatcgctcTTATTATAGTAAATTAAATTCGTGTTatctagttatgcatttaagtagCGGTTGCCCTATATCACTACTCTCCCTTGATGGagtatttcataatttttcttgaTCATTCCTAAACTTTCCTATGGTTTGGAAGTTTAGTCTTAATTGTTTACCTAGATTTCCTATTCCAGTCTAGCTGGAATGAAAAACTCAATTGTAACATTCATATATATATGAATCGGACAAACTCTGTCTGGAGAAATTGCTGTACTCGAAAGACTCTTTTGATATTTATGTGATAATCCAATTTGAGtgtctttttcttatttttcactTATGTTGTGTTTTACCCGCTTCGAGATTTCCATATAGTTTTCAAGATTCATCACAGTGATATATCGCAGTTTACATCTTAGTTTAAAAATGTGTTTGACACCAAGATGGAGCATCTTTGTAGCAAATATCATTTTCATGTCATAAATGGTTTAGTGATTCCATTCATTTGATTGTACGAGGAACATCTGCTTCAAGATTGGCCAAATAGAGTTGAAGAAATTGTGTGGCTGGTTTATTTGATTAAAGCCACGTCTTACATTTAGTTTGAAGCTGTGCCTAAGGCTCAGATAGAGAATGTTGAATGGTTTAGTGATTCCATGGATTTGACTGAATGACACTCAGGAACACTTTGCTTCAAGATTGTACTACTAGTTTCAAGATATAGTATGCTTTTTTATTTAGTTGAGGCCAcattaaattttattcaaattctCGCTGAGGCTGAGATAGAGCATGATTTGTGTGTCAAATGGCTTAGTTTGATTGAATTACATCGTGGAACACTTTGCGTCAAGATTGGACCAGTAGGTAGATTCAATAATTAGCATGCTTAGTTATTTAGAGGCTATGTCGTACATTAGAGTTCGAATCCTTGTCTGTGGCCAAGATAGAGCGTTATTTGACTGAATTACATTGGGGAACAACCTGATTCAAGATTCACCTGATGGTTTCAAGAAATTGTGTCCTGCATTATAATTGATTAATCGAATGACATTGTGGACAGCGGCTTCAAGATTGACTTAGTAGTTTCGAAAAACCATGATGTTTTAAATTCACGTTTGAGCCCAAGATACATCATGATTGTGTGTTAAATGGTTTATTTAGTCCATTTCTTATGATGCAAAAGCAGTAGTAGTTTACCTGAGTTGGTAAGAATGTTGtttgaagttgtttttgtgtgGATTGATCAGATAATTATGAAGAGTTGGAGGTCATGGGAAGAGTTTGTGCTGGGAGATGAAGGAAAGACAGCGGTGGCGAGGTGAAGAGGATGCTTTGCTGCGCGCATACGTGAAGCAATACGGGCCGAGAGAGTGGCACCTTGTTTCTGAGCGCATGAACCAGCCCCTCAACCGGGACGCCAAATCTTGTCTCGAGAGGTGGAAGAACTATCTGAAGCCTGGCATCAAGAAGGGCTCCCTCACCCAAGAGGAACAGGCTCTCGTCATTCACCTGCAAGCGAAGCACGGCAACAAATGGAAGAAGATCGCTGCTGAGGTCCCTGGCCGCACTGCTAAGCGACTCGGGAAGTGGTGGGAGGTGTTCAAGGACAAGCAGCAGCGCGAGCACAAGGAGAACAACAAGGTTCCAGATCCCATCCAAGACTCGAAATACGACCACCTCTTGGAGACCTTTGCAGAGAAGCTTGTGAATCCAGTCACAATGCCGCCCACTCCCAATGGCGGTGGTGGATTTCTCCAACACACGGAACAGCCCTCGTCCTTGCCCCCATGGTTGGCTAGCTCCAGCGCCTCGTCTCCATCGGTCACTCTCACACTCTCGCCCTTGACCGTGCCACCAACTCCCCCGCCACCATCAACAATCCCATGGCTGCAGACGAATGATAGTAACACCTCTCACGGGCTGCTACCCTTTGGGGGGATTGGTGCCCTTACCGGGGACAGCAACGGGCCTGTCCCGGACCTCATTGAATGCTGCCGGGAGCTCGAGGAAGGCCACCGGGCATGGTCTGCACATAGAAAAGAGGCTGCTTGGAGGCTGAAGAGGGTTGAGTTGCAGCTCGAGGCAGAGAAGGCTAGCCGGAAAAGGGAGAAGAATGAAGACATCGAAGCCAAGGTGAATGCTCTACGGGAAGAGCAGAAGGCGACGATAGAGCGCATTGAGGCTGAGTACAGAGAGCAGATTGCCGGTTTGAGACGGGAGGCAGAGATGAAGGAGCAGAAGCTGGCGGAGCAGTGGGCCGCGAAGCACCTCCGCCTCACCAAGTTCGTAGAGCAGATCGGGTGCCGCTCAGTCGCCTCGTCCGATGCCCCGAATGCCAGATGAAGGTGTGTACTCGAATACTACATATACTAGAGATACCATTTCTGGGAAGAATTCAATAACTTTGTGTATTAAGTTTAAAAAAAACTGAAGAACTGCATAGGATATTTGGACTGCCGTTGTATTGGCTTTGGTTAACTTGGTTGAGGTATTGTTATGTTTCTCTACAACTAATGTTGGGAATTGTGTGATGTTTTGAGTCATGTTATGTGTATCTCGGGCATCCATCACTAATGGAGTATTGTTTTTACAGTATGTTGGAATTTCGTTGCTAACCAAATTTATATAACATGATAGCTCGTATCTTAGTGCTTCGTGCATAAATTGTGGTAATTTCATCAGACATGCATATACCAAATTTGTGCGTACATAAATGTCATCACAatactaatactccctctgcACACACATTATAGTTTCATTAATGGAAGACACAGTgtttaatgaaaaattgataaagtaaaagaaaatgagaaaaaataggtaaattatgaaagaaaggggagaaaaagtggataaattataagagagaaagtttccatttttataaatgagagagtattttttgtggacaaccTAACATAGCAAAATAAGACTAATTTTCATGATTGAAGGAGTAATAAAAAATAGAGTAAATTAGGTTGTTAATTACTCCTATGTCCTAGTTTAAGAGTAAGATTTAGTtatgacacggattttaagaaattagtggagtgtgtaataaatgaagtgaggtagtggttgttggagtgtgtaataatgaAGTGAGTTACTGAAAAGTGGgacccttttgactttttgtacatttagaattttgttttgttttatttttatgaaagtaatgacACTTGAGTATAAATTTGATGAATAATGAAGataaattttatgtccaaatatgataaattctaaatgtgactcttaaactgggacggagggagtattgaataaaataaagttaatttttttctcttgtaaattttatttttttgactaATTCTTTCGATTTTATTTTGCTAGTGTTAGCAACGGTAGTACGCACGGACTAAAGAATTTTCGGCTAAAGAATACAAATGGTAAACAATTAAAAAACATTTATCATTATAAacaatttatacaaattttttttgataTTCTAGTAgtaatttaaacaaaaagatTTCCTATtccaaacaaaatttaatactatacctccgtatttttaaaatagaaacatgtGAAacaacatgagttttaatacataattgaattgaaaaagtaatggaattattgttagtggattgtggggtcctcTTTATTGTAGTTGTATAAGTGGTagataaattgatgtatataggTTTAAAGATTTTCATAAATAGAAAGTTTGaaggtttctatttttaagggacgaactaaaatggaaataattgctattttaatatactattatatacatattctattaatttaaaagGGGTTTAAAGATTTCCTAAAATATAAAGTTTGAAGGTTTCTATTTTTCGGTTCAATCGAGTTCAACcggaaaaaaatgaattatattttaatataatatcatACACATATTCTAATAATTTAATCATCTATTCATGTTatgattttggtattttttcggttttttgaAATC
It contains:
- the LOC121792502 gene encoding transcription factor AS1-like: MKERQRWRGEEDALLRAYVKQYGPREWHLVSERMNQPLNRDAKSCLERWKNYLKPGIKKGSLTQEEQALVIHLQAKHGNKWKKIAAEVPGRTAKRLGKWWEVFKDKQQREHKENNKVPDPIQDSKYDHLLETFAEKLVNPVTMPPTPNGGGGFLQHTEQPSSLPPWLASSSASSPSVTLTLSPLTVPPTPPPPSTIPWLQTNDSNTSHGLLPFGGIGALTGDSNGPVPDLIECCRELEEGHRAWSAHRKEAAWRLKRVELQLEAEKASRKREKNEDIEAKVNALREEQKATIERIEAEYREQIAGLRREAEMKEQKLAEQWAAKHLRLTKFVEQIGCRSVASSDAPNAR